A DNA window from Hydractinia symbiolongicarpus strain clone_291-10 chromosome 6, HSymV2.1, whole genome shotgun sequence contains the following coding sequences:
- the LOC130647545 gene encoding dipeptidase 1-like: protein MEGTEQLVVETTDNPKTKPQSSLKRKLLITAIILIIIIIIVVIIIVAVKSKDSDDKNETNSRSKRALAVLDEYPLIDGHNDLPWQLRINYRNQLSKVNLNDKYIKGYDNKRRMHNLHTSIPLLKEGKVGGQFWAAYMSCKTRENDAIRNVLEQIDVIKRFSKHYNDTFEFVTTADGILQAHKDKKIASLIGVESGMAIDSSLAVLRMLYELGARYMTITHSCNEPWADNWKVDNVNSTDPARSNGLSAFGREVILEMNRLGMLVDLSHVSHQTMKVALQITRAPVIFSHSGVYAVCNHNRNVRDDILHEVKKNGGVVMVVFYNAYVNCEPNKTNTTTVESVLRHINYIKNLIGSEYVGIGSDYDGVPDVPEGLENVSKYPNIFMKLAEQGWSDTELKNLAGANLIRVFKKAEEISKQLASEKPKETLMKVEEFFNVNGTCRKDWLEGRNASLLGGK from the exons ATGGAAGGCACTGAACAACTCGTCGTTGAAACCACGGACAATCCAAAGACAAAACCACAAAGCTCGCTAAAGCGTAAACTGTTAATCACTGCAATCATTCTTATTATCATTATAATAATTGTCGTCATCATAATAGTTGCAGTGAAAAGTAAAGATTCAGACGATAAAAACGAAACAAATAGTCGAAGCAAAAGAGCACTAGCTGTTTTAGATGAATACCCTTTAATTGATGGACATAACGATCTACCTTGGCAATTACGAATTAATTACAGGAATCAACTTTCCAag GTCAATCTAAATGACAAGTACATCAAGGGATACGATAACAAAAGAAGGATGCATAATCTTCATACCAGCATCCCATTATTGAAGGAGGGAAAAGTTGGTGGACAATTTTGGGCTGCTTACATGTCATGTAAAACACGTGAGAATGATGCAATTCGAAATGTTTTGGAACAAATTGACGTCATCAAGAGATTTTCCAAACATTATAACGACACTTTTGAATTTGTAACTACCGCTGATGGAATTCTCCAAGcgcacaaagataaaaaaattgcttCACTAATCG GTGTTGAAAGTGGAATGGCCATTGATTCTAGTTTAGCAGTGTTACGTATGCTGTACGAACTTGGTGCACGGTATATGACGATCACTCACTCGTGCAACGAGCCTTGGGCTGACAACTGGAAAGTCGATaat GTAAACTCCACAGATCCAGCTCGAAGTAATGGACTCTCAGCCTTTGGAAGGGAAGTGATATTGGAGATGAATCGACTGGGAATGCTGGTTGATTTAAGTCATGTGTCACACCAAACAATGAAAGTCGCCTTGCAAATTACACGTGCACCTGTGATATTCAGTCACAGTGGAGTTTATGCGGTTTGTAATCACAACAGAAATGTCAG GGACGACATCTTACACGAGGTTAAAAAAAATGGTGGCGTTGTGATGGTAGTTTTTTATAACGCTTATGTAAACTGTGAACCAAATAAGACCAACACAACAACAGTTGAATCTGTGTTACGTCACATCAACTATATAAAGAATCTGATTGGCTCAGAATATGTTGGAATAGGAAGCGATTATGATGGAGTGCCAGATGTGCCAGAAG GGTTAGAGAACGTCTCAAAATATCCAAACATTTTCATGAAATTAGCAGAACAAGGATGGAGTGACACAGAATTGAAAAACTTAGCTGGTGCTAATTTAATTcgagttttcaaaaaagcggAAGAGATTTCGAAGCAGCTTGCAAGTGAAAAACCAAAAGAAACTTTAATGAAAGTCGAAGAGTTTTTCAACGTCAATGGAACATGCAGAAAAGACTGGTTGGAAGGTCGTAACGCTAGTTTATTGGGAGGGAAATAA
- the LOC130647544 gene encoding dipeptidase 1-like encodes MEGTEQLVVETTDNQKTKPQSSLKRKLLITAIFLIIIIIIVVIIIVAVKSKDSDDKNETNSRSKRALAVLDEYPLIDGHNDLPWQLRINYRNQLSKVNLNDKYIKGYDNKRKMHNLHTSIPLLKEGKVGGQFWAAYMSCKTRENDAIRNVLEQIDVIKRFSKHYNDTFEFVTTADGILQAHKDKKIASLIGVESGMAIDSSLAVLRMLYELGARYMTITHSCNEPWADNWKVDNVNSTDPARSNGLSAFGREVILEMNRLGMLVDLSHVSHQTMKVALQITRAPVIFSHSGVYAVCNHNRNVRDDILHEVKKNGGVVMVVFYNAYVNCAPNKANTTTVESVLRHINYIKNLIGSEYVGIGSDYDGVPYVPEGLENVSKFPNIFMKLAEQGWSDTELKNLAGANLIRVFKKAEQISKQLASEKPKETLMEVEEFFDVNGTCRKDWLEGRNASLLGGK; translated from the exons ATGGAAGGCACTGAACAACTCGTCGTTGAAACCACGGACAATCAAAAGACAAAACCACAAAGCTCGCTAAAGCGTAAACTGTTAATCACTGCAATTTTTCTTATTATCATTATAATAATTGTCGTCATCATAATAGTCGCAGTGAAAAGTAAAGATTCAGACGATAAAAACGAAACAAATAGTCGAAGCAAAAGAGCACTAGCTGTTTTAGATGAATACCCTTTAATTGATGGACATAACGATCTACCTTGGCAATTACGAATTAATTACAGGAATCAACTTTCCAag GTCAATCTAAATGACAAGTACATCAAGGGATATGATAACAAAAGAAAGATGCATAATCTTCATACCAGCATCCCATTATTGAAGGAGGGAAAAGTTGGTGGACAATTTTGGGCTGCTTACATGTCATGTAAAACACGTGAGAATGATGCAATTCGAAATGTTTTGGAACAAATTGACGTCATCAAGAGATTTTCCAAACATTATAACGACACTTTTGAATTTGTAACTACCGCTGATGGAATTCTCCAAGcgcacaaagataaaaaaattgcttCACTTATTG GTGTTGAAAGTGGAATGGCCATCGATTCTAGTTTAGCAGTGTTACGTATGCTGTACGAACTTGGTGCACGGTATATGACGATCACTCACTCGTGCAACGAGCCTTGGGCTGACAACTGGAAAGTCGATaat GTAAACTCCACAGATCCAGCTCGAAGTAATGGACTCTCAGCTTTTGGAAGGGAAGTGATATTGGAGATGAATCGACTGGGAATGCTGGTTGATTTAAGTCATGTGTCACACCAAACAATGAAAGTTGCCTTGCAAATTACACGTGCACCTGTGATATTCAGTCACAGTGGAGTTTATGCGGTTTGTAATCACAACAGAAATGTCAG GGACGACATCTTACACGAGGTTAAAAAAAATGGTGGCGTTGTGATGGTAGTTTTTTATAACGCTTATGTAAACTGTGCACCAAATAAGGCCAACACAACAACAGTTGAATCTGTGTTACGCCACATCAACTATATAAAGAATCTGATTGGCTCAGAATATGTTGGAATAGGAAGCGATTATGATGGAGTGCCATATGTACCAGAAG GGTTAGAAAACGTCTCAaaatttccaaatattttcatgaaaTTAGCAGAACAAGGATGGAGTGATACAGAATTGAAAAACTTAGCTGGTGCTAATTTAATTCGTGTTTTCAAAAAAGCGGAGCAGATCTCAAAACAGCTTGCAAGTGAAAAACCAAAAGAAACTTTAATGGAAGTTGAAGAGTTTTTTGACGTCAATGGAACATGCAGAAAAGACTGGTTGGAAGGTCGCAACGCTAGTTTATTGGGAGGGAAATAA